A window of Gemmatimonadota bacterium genomic DNA:
AGGGGGTTGCGTGCCGAGTCGGGAGATGATCCTCTGGGAGTGTTGATTGCGATGCGCACAGAAGCGCGGGCACAGAAACTCGGCGCGGCGCTTGTTGAAGAAAATTTGGCGACGGGCGGAACTGTTGCGCCGAGTATCCGTTCAATATATCGCCGGGAGGATGGAGTGCGAGAAGCTGCAGAGGCGATGGTTTTTTTGAGGACGACGCGTGCGCAATTAAGCGATTTGATGGACCGGGCAGAGGAGTTGGGCGGGGGCAAGACGCCAGAACTCGTTGTGATACGCGAGGGGTGAAAGTATGTTAAAAGTCTGGATCGTTATTCTGTTTGGATTTTGTTTTGTCGCGTCCGCAGGGGCTGAGGAAGAGAATGCTTCGCGTATTGCGCGGGAGATGATTCGCTCTCTGTATGGCTCTGAGCGCGTGAAGCCGTTGTCACCTGTGGCGAATGCACAGGTGCGCGTTATTGCGAGAAGGTTGGCTGCAGAGTCGGACGGGCGGTTTCAACACGCGTTTTTTCAGGCGGAGGATCGCGAGCAAGGGGCGTTTTTCAGCGGGTTGATGAAGCATGTTATTATCGGGGTGATGATTGGTCTGGTGTTTTTTGTGGTGCATACGGTTGTGCGAAAACTCGATGCGGCGCGGCGTCTGGGGAAAACTGATCGCAATGTCTCAGTTCAAGGTGGGTTGCGAAATGCGCCTTGTATTCTGGCTCTTCCCATGCCATCTGATGCGGAGGCAAGTCGGATTGGGCACGCGCTTGTTGCCCAGCGGTTGGCCGCGCGGGTGGATGTTTTTTCGCAGTATTTTTTGTCGCCGAATCGAGATGAAGGTACCGTGCTGTTTGTGATGACTGTAAAAGGCCGCTTGAGGTCACTGAAAAAACGGTTGGGGGATTTGTCTATGTCATTTTCCGTGTCTCACGGACACAGGTCCTACTTGACGTGGATTGCCGATGCGGCTGATGGGAGAGGGTAGGATATACGCGAGGCGTTGTCCATAAAGGGGGAATTCCATGTACATTCCAGAAACTCTCTCGTCTAATCCAAAGTGGGCTAAATGGATAGAACGGCTGCCAGATATCGTCGCTGCGTGTGCAAAGCGGTGGGATCTTTGCATTGAAGATCCCATGACAGAAGAGTATGCCGAGATGTCCTATAGCTATATCGCGCCAGCGACGGATGCAAAGGGGACAGAGGTTGTTCTGAAAATTGGCTCGCCCGTGCAATTGGCGGAAAACTGGCAGCAAGAGTGCCACGCGCTGCAACTTTGCAATGGTGATGGTACGGTCAAGTTGCTCGATTTTGACAAGGCGTTGGGCGTGCTGATGCTCGAGCGCATCCGTCCGGGTGTTCCTCTGGGTGTTTGCCCGGATGATGAGGAGAATACGCGCATTGCCGCTCGGCTGATGAAAAAGTTCTGGCAACCCGTTCCGAAAATTCACAGTTTTCGGCCGACGGCTTATGAAATAGATGGCTTTGACAAGTTGCGCAAAAAATACAATGGCGGCACCGGGCCGTTGCCCGAAAAATGGGTTGTGCGCGCCGAAACGCTTTACGATGAGTTGATGAGTACCAGTACAGAAACGGTTGTTTTGCACGGGGATTTGCACCACTGGAATATCTTGAGTTCAGAGCGCGAGCCGTATCTCGTCATTGATCCCAAAGGTTATTTTGGCGATCCGGGTTATGAGGTCGGTGCTTTTTTGGCGAATTACCCCGATGCTTCCTGTGAGGGATGTGACCGGGGCGAAATCGATGTTCGCCGCGTGGAGATTATGGCCGAAGAATTGGATATCCCGCGCGAGCGTATTATCAAATGGGGTCTGGTTTTGGCTTTAATCTGGGCGAGATGGAGTGCGGATACGCCCGAAGAATTCTGGCGTACAGATATTAGTCGCGCCCAGGCGTTGGAGCAGTTGCTTTAGATGATGTGTCATATCACACTAACTGTAAGGAGATTTTATGTCTGACCGTCCAAATATTCTGATGATTATGTCCGATGAGCACGACCCGGCAGTGATGGGGTGTTATGGGGATTCTATTGTGCAAACGCCGCATCTGGATCGGCTGGCAGAAGAGGGTGTTGTGTTTGATGCGGCTTATACGACGTCACCGCTTTGCGCGCCTGCGCGTGCGAGTTTTACGGCGGTGCAATACGTGAGTCGCTGTGGGGTATGGACCAATGATTGTCAGTTGCCTTCTGACGATTATCCTTCGCTGCCGCACGCGTTGAATGCGGTAGGCTATGAATGCTGGTTGGGGGGCAAGATGCATTTTGCGAGTACGCACCGCTATGGTTTTCGCGATGTTTATTCCGGTGCGAATCAGGGGGACAGGAGTGGCAAGGGCGGGCGGCGCGCGTTTGATGATCTGAGTGAATCGGGTTTTGGTTGGGAAGGGCGGGTGGCGGCTTTTAAGACGGCTGATACATCGCCCGTTTTGGAAAAGGACCGAAAGGTGACGGCGGAGTGCAGTGCGTTTTTGCGGAATCGCTCGGCGGATGATAAGCCGTTCTTTTTGCTGGCAGGTTATGTGGCACCGCATTTTCCGTTGACTATTCCAGAAGCGTATTACGCGCCTTATAAAGACAAGGTGCCCATGCCCGAGATTCCCGAGGGTTTCCTGGAGACATTGCCGACCAATTACAAGCATTTGCGAGCCGGGTTTGGCGTGACAAAGGCGACGCCCGAACAGACGAAGTTGGGGCGGGAGCTTTACTGGGGTTTTGTGAATTGGCTGGACGATGAGATCGGCAAGTTGCTCGCCGCGCTCAATGATTCCGAAGTGGCGGATAATACGATTGTGATTTACTGCACGGATCACGGCGAGAACAAGGGCGATCACGGGTTATGGTGGAAGAATAATATGTATGAACACGCTTCGCGGACGCCGCTGATTGTGTCTTTTCCAAAACGCTGGGCAGGTGGGCAGCGGCGGACGGGTGTGTGTTCGCTGGTGGATCTGGCGCAGACGATAGCGGAGATCGGCGGGGCGGAACGGTCAGATGACTGGGATGGCGAGTCGCTGCTCGATTATCTGGATGACGGGAATAGCGATTGGCGGGATATTGCGGTGAGCGAATACTACGCACACAATATTGCGTCGGGTATGACGATGGTTCGGCAGGGCCCGTGGAAGTACGTGTATCACGCGCGGTTTGACGAGGCGCATGGACCCGAACGCGAATTGTACAATTTGGAAAAGGATGCCGGGGAGTTTAACAATCTGGCAAATGATTCCGCGCAGGCCGATCGCATCGCGCAATTGCACGATTTGTTGACGAGGGAATTGAGACGCGATCCCGAAGCGGCTGAAGCGCAAAGCCGAGCGGATTTGGCGAAGGGGTATTGATGGACCTGTCGTTATACGAGACGATCTGGCTGGTCGGCGCGGTGATTGCCGCCGGGTTGCTCTGGGGCATTTTTGCTTCGGCGATAAAGCGAAAGGGCACGCCCCTGCCGCTGTTGTTACTGATTTCGGCGGGGGCGCTCTGGTACACTGGGGACGCGTTGCGCATTTTGATCGAGCAGGCTGCGCCGGATGCCGGTGCGGTGAATTATGCGGCGCATCTGGCGCGTTTTGGGCTGGATTTTTTGCCGTCTGCGCTACTGGGAACCGTGCTGGCTTTTGCAGATGAGCACAAGGTGGCGCGTGGGTTGCGGCGGTATCTCATTCCTATCACTTTTGTGCCGGGGATAATCATTTTTTTGATTGGCATGTCTCAGGCGCCGATCAAGCGCGTGAGTTTTAGTCTGTATGCTATTGCTATGCTTCTGTTTTCGGCGTATCTCTGCCGGGGTTTTGCGATGCGGTCGGAGACAGAGGTGCATAGGGTGTTTTGTCGGTTGATGGCATTTGCGCTGACGGGTATCGCGGTTTTGACGGTTTTTGCCTATCCGATTGGGTTGCTTCAAAGTAATGTTGTGGGACCTGTGCTCGCGCTGGTGCTTTTTCTTTCGCCTATCGCGCCGGCGTATATTCTGGGTTATTTTATTTATCGGTATAGTTTTTTCCAGATTGTGGTGAACCCCGCGTTGTTTTATTCTGCGCTGACGGGCATTGTGCTGACGGTTTATTTGCTGGTGATTCGGCGCGTTGCAGAGGCATTGGGGCGTCTGGATAGTGGGTTCAGGGTAGAGGTGGTTGAGGCTATTTTGATTTCGCTGCTGATTTTTCTGTTTCAGCCGATTAAGAACAGGTTGCAGGGGATCATCAATCGCCTGTTTTTCAGGACGCGCTACGAGTATCAGCATTTGCTGGGTGCGCTGAGTCAAACGCTGAATGTGCCGCACGCGCTGGAGAGGCGGTTGCAGTCGGTGGTGGATGCGGTTGGCACTGTGTTGAAGGTGCATGCTGTTTCGCTGGTGGTGTTTGAGTACGAGGAGGGGCAGGTGAGCCAGGGGCAGGTGATTGCAAGCAATGGTTTGCCGGGGTTTGAGCCGCCTGTTACACCTTTTGGGGATGGGGACGGGGCGCAGATTGAGGCGGTGGTCGGCTGGTTGTTGATCCATCGCCGACCGCTGGATGTGGGTGACTTGCACCATCCGGCACTTACTGCAATACTCGCAAAGCAAGGGGTTGAGCTGTGTATTCCGGTGTTGCAAGAGGAGAAGCCGGTTGGTTTGCTCTGTTTGGGGGAGAAGAAACGCGGGGGATCTTTTTCTTCTGAGGAATGGGAGTTGCTGGGTACGCTTTGCAATCAGATTGCACTGGCGGTTGAAAATACGCGTCTGGTGGAGCGTCGGTTGCAATTGGAACGGCAGATGTATGAGGCAGAGCGGCTTTCGGCGTTGGGATTGCTTTCGGCGAGTATTGCGCACGAGGTAAAGAATCCCCTGAGTTCGATCAAGGCGATTGCGACTGTGCTGCGGGAGGATTTGCAGGGCGATCAAACAAAGGCGAGCGATTTGTCTGTGGTGTTGCGCGAGATTGATCGGTTAAACCGCGTGGTGGATCGCTTGCTCAGGTTTGCTCAGCCCAAGCAGGGGGATGGATTTCAGGTGCTGGACCTGAAGGCGGTGCTGGAAGATGTGGTGCTGATTTTGTTTCACGAGGCGGAGCGACAGAATGTGGAGATTTGTTTTGAGGTGGCGGATGGTCTCGTGGTGACGGGCGATCCAGAGGATTTGAAGGAAGTGTTTTTTAATTTGATTTTGAACGGTATTCAGGCTATGGAAGACGATTGTACGGAGCGGCGGTTGACGGTACGGGCGCAGCGGTTGCAAGGCGGTGTGGAGGTGCGGGTGTCGGATACGGGTCCGGGGATTTCAGAGGAAGACCAGGCTCGTATTTTTGAGCCGTTTTTTACGACCAAGGCTTCGGGTACGGGGTTGGGGCTTGCGATTGTGAAGCGCGATGTGGAGCGCATGGGGGGGGCGATTGAGGTGGCAAATGCAGATGGGACAGGGGCGGTGTTTGCAGTTCAACTTCCCGGGGGGGATGATGCAGTATAAAATTCTGATTGTGGATGATGACCCTGCGGCGCGGTACGGGTTGAAGCGGGCACTCGCGGCGCTGGGATGTGAGATTGTCGAAGCAGAGGATGGCGAGGCGGGGCTGGCGGCTGTGGTGCAGAGCAATCCCGATTTTTTGATTTGCGATATCCAGATGCCAAAGATGGATGGGTTGACGCTGGTGAAGCGATTGGCTGATCAGGGGGATGTGCGACCGGTTATTGTGATTACGGCGTATGGGTCGGAGCGGGTTGCTGTGGAGGCGATGAAGGCGGGTGCGTACGATTATTTGAGCAAGCCCTACGATGTGGATGAGTTGCGCTGCTTGGTGGAGAATGTTCTGGAGACGGTGCGGTTGCGGCGGGAGAATGAGGCGCTTCGCAACGAGATTCGGCAGCAGTCGGGGTTCGGTTTGTTGATTGGTCGCAGCCGCGCGATGGAGGGGGTCTATGATTTGATCGGGAAGGTGGCTGCGACCGATGCAGGGGTGCTGATTAGCGGGGAGAGCGGTACGGGTAAGGAGTTGGTCGCGCGGGCGATTCACGAGCAGAGCGGGCGACAGGCGCGGCCTTTTGTTGCGGTGAATGCGGCGGCGTTGCCGACGGAGTTGATCGAGAGCGAGTTGTTCGGGCATGAGCGGGGTGCGTTTACCGGGGCGACTGCGCGGCGTCAGGGCAAGTTTGAGCTTGCAGATGGTGGGACGCTGTTTTTGGACGAGATCGGCGATATGCATATTGAGACGCAGGCGAAGTTGTTGCGCGTGCTGGAAGAGAAACAGTTTGAGCGACTGGGCGGTTCGGAGACGGTGACGGTGGATGTTCGGATTATCAGCGCAACGAATAAGGATTTGCCAGCGGAGATAGTGGAAGGGCGGTTTCGGGAGGATCTTTTTTATCGCTTGAAGGTTGTGGATATTTTTTTGCCGCCGTTGCGGGATCGGCGCGAGGATATTCCGCTGCTCATTCAGCATTTTTTGGCGCGTTTTAATGATCAGCACGGCAAGGCGATGACGGATGTGCCGCCAGATGTGATGAAGATGTTGATGGTGTATGGCTGGCCGGGCAATATACGGGAGTTGATGCACGCGGTCGAGCGGGCGGTTATTTTTTCAGATGGGTCCGAGTTGCGTCGCGATTTGCTTCCCCAGGAGGTTCGGGGTGTTGAGTCTGTGGAGAGCACGGAGTCTGTCTGGCGGGATGGGGTGTTTTTTCAAGATGCAAAGCAGGAGGTTGTGCAGTCTTTTGAGGTTGCGTTTATTCGGTCTGCATTGGAATACTACGAGGGCAATATCAGCCGCACAGCACCGGCTATCGGTATGAAACGGCAGGCGTTGCAACAGAAGTTGAAGGAGCACGGGATTGATCCCGGGATTTATCGTTAGCCCCTTCCCAGTCCCTGTAACTTGACAGGTCCGGAGATACACATTGTGTCTCCGGATTTTTTTGTGCCTGCTGTGCAATACTCAGTTTGCAGGTGCAATATTTAGTTTGCACTGATTGGGCGATTTTTGGGGTGGATAGCAGGGAAAATGGCCTTTTTCGGGGGTAAAATGGTTTTGGCACGGGATTTGCATATGATGTGTTGTGACCGCGAAGTTTGAGATGTGAACCTTTGAGAAGGAGGCTGAGATGTCAACGCTTACATCGACGTTTGCGACCGCGTTTCCAGGTCAGGTTGCCAATTTGATTACCGCGGGCAGAGTGGTTCTGCTGTTTCTGGCGACGGCTTTTGCTGTGTCTGGAGATGCGATGCTGGCCTGGGTTGCGGTGCCGCTCGCTTTTGTCGCGCTGGTGATGGATTGGCTGGATGGATATCTCGCGCGGCGATTGGGTTGCGAGAGCAAGGTCGGGGGGGTGCTGGATATTGTGGGGGATCGGATTGCAGAGAATGTGTGGTGGGTGGTATTTGCGTGGTTGCATGTCATTCCGCTTTGGGTGCCGATTGTGGTGCTCAGCAGGGGTTTTGTGACGGATGCGATTCGCAGTTGTGCCCTGACCAGGGGATTTACGGCGTTTGGCGAGTCAACGATGATGAAGTCGCGGATTGGGTTCGCGCTGGTTGCCTCGCGCGTGAGTCGGGCGACGTACGGGACTTCTAAGGTGGTCGCGTTTGTGCTGTTGTTCAGCCTGAATGCGGCGCAGCAGATGCCGGGTTTGACGCCCGCATTTTTGTCGGGTCTTGAGATAGTCGCTGTGATGGCGACGTATCTGACGGTCGCGCTTTGTGTTATTCGGGCGATTCCAGTTGTTACGGCTGCGAAACGGGTTGTTGTGTAAGGTAGCATTTTTCAGGAGAATGACATGAAAAGGGAAACGCATATTTTGCTCTGTTTGATAGGGTTTGCCAGTCTGGGTGTGCTTTTGCATCAGCTTAGTACCCCAGAGGTGTGGCAGCATGTTTTGATGATGGGCTGGGGCTATGTGCCGGTGATCGGCCTGTCGCTGGTGGTATTTGTTCATCATGCGTGGATATGGCGGGCGTGCTTTGATCGCGGAGCGGAAAGGCCGCGTTTGAGGCAGTTGCTGTGGGTGCAGTTGGCTGGCGAGGCAGTGGGCAATGTGGCGCCGGCTTCGCAGGTTGGCAAGGAGGTCGGCAAGGCGATTGTTCTGAGAGATAAGATGTGCGTTTCCCGCGGGGTGTCGTCGCTGGTGGTCAATAAGACGGGTGAGATGATTGGTGGGGTGATTTTTGTGATCGGTGGTGTTGTGCTGGGTTTGCAGCGGTTTTCGTGGCCGGCTGAGGTGCGAGGTGCTCTTGTCGCTGTTCTGGCGTTGTCTGTTCTGGGGGTTGTTTGGACGGTTTTCAGGCAGCGTCGGAGTCCCTTTGCGCGGTTTTTGAATTTGATGCTGTGGTTGCGGCTCAGGTTTTTGGAGCGGTTCCGCGATCTCGCGGTGGAGATTGACGAGAATTTGGCACAGTTTTATCGGTTGAATAGATGGCGTTTGGTGGGGTTGTTGGGTTTACATGTATTGGGCTGGTTTCTGGGTACGCTGGAGATTTATGTGATTCTTCATGTGCTCGGCGAACCGATGCCGTTTGTCTGGGTGTATCTGTTCCACGCGCTGATGGTCGTGATTAATGCGGCGTTCTTTTTTGTTCCGCTCGGGATGGGCGTTTTTGAAGGTGGGCATGTGTTTCTGTTTCATTTGATGGGCTTGGATCCAAAGATGGGTTTGGCTGTGGGCATTATTCGGCGGGTTCGGAGGCTTTTCTGGATGCAGGTGGGTCTAACTTTGCTACTGATCGGATCGCGGGGCAAGCAGGCTGATGCGGCGCCGAAAAATGATAGTCTTCAGCAGGTGTAGATATAGTGCATCATTAACTAAAAAAAGGAGAAAACAATGACACGCTCAATTTCTTATCTGGTCTGTGTCTTTTCGATTGTGACCTTCAGTTTTTCAGCTCAGGCGAAAAAGACTGATCTCACTAAGAGTTATGGTATTGGTCTTCAGGGCGCGACACCCACATTCGGTGGCATTAGTTTTCGCTATAACGGACTGGCACCGGTATATCTTCAAACCGTTGGCCGTTTTATTCTCAATGGTCAGTATAGCGACCATATGTTGGGCGCTGGCGTTTCGTATGCCATATTCGAGCATCAAAGCCGG
This region includes:
- a CDS encoding ATP-binding protein → MDLSLYETIWLVGAVIAAGLLWGIFASAIKRKGTPLPLLLLISAGALWYTGDALRILIEQAAPDAGAVNYAAHLARFGLDFLPSALLGTVLAFADEHKVARGLRRYLIPITFVPGIIIFLIGMSQAPIKRVSFSLYAIAMLLFSAYLCRGFAMRSETEVHRVFCRLMAFALTGIAVLTVFAYPIGLLQSNVVGPVLALVLFLSPIAPAYILGYFIYRYSFFQIVVNPALFYSALTGIVLTVYLLVIRRVAEALGRLDSGFRVEVVEAILISLLIFLFQPIKNRLQGIINRLFFRTRYEYQHLLGALSQTLNVPHALERRLQSVVDAVGTVLKVHAVSLVVFEYEEGQVSQGQVIASNGLPGFEPPVTPFGDGDGAQIEAVVGWLLIHRRPLDVGDLHHPALTAILAKQGVELCIPVLQEEKPVGLLCLGEKKRGGSFSSEEWELLGTLCNQIALAVENTRLVERRLQLERQMYEAERLSALGLLSASIAHEVKNPLSSIKAIATVLREDLQGDQTKASDLSVVLREIDRLNRVVDRLLRFAQPKQGDGFQVLDLKAVLEDVVLILFHEAERQNVEICFEVADGLVVTGDPEDLKEVFFNLILNGIQAMEDDCTERRLTVRAQRLQGGVEVRVSDTGPGISEEDQARIFEPFFTTKASGTGLGLAIVKRDVERMGGAIEVANADGTGAVFAVQLPGGDDAV
- a CDS encoding CDP-alcohol phosphatidyltransferase family protein; the protein is MSTLTSTFATAFPGQVANLITAGRVVLLFLATAFAVSGDAMLAWVAVPLAFVALVMDWLDGYLARRLGCESKVGGVLDIVGDRIAENVWWVVFAWLHVIPLWVPIVVLSRGFVTDAIRSCALTRGFTAFGESTMMKSRIGFALVASRVSRATYGTSKVVAFVLLFSLNAAQQMPGLTPAFLSGLEIVAVMATYLTVALCVIRAIPVVTAAKRVVV
- a CDS encoding phosphotransferase → MYIPETLSSNPKWAKWIERLPDIVAACAKRWDLCIEDPMTEEYAEMSYSYIAPATDAKGTEVVLKIGSPVQLAENWQQECHALQLCNGDGTVKLLDFDKALGVLMLERIRPGVPLGVCPDDEENTRIAARLMKKFWQPVPKIHSFRPTAYEIDGFDKLRKKYNGGTGPLPEKWVVRAETLYDELMSTSTETVVLHGDLHHWNILSSEREPYLVIDPKGYFGDPGYEVGAFLANYPDASCEGCDRGEIDVRRVEIMAEELDIPRERIIKWGLVLALIWARWSADTPEEFWRTDISRAQALEQLL
- a CDS encoding flippase-like domain-containing protein — protein: MKRETHILLCLIGFASLGVLLHQLSTPEVWQHVLMMGWGYVPVIGLSLVVFVHHAWIWRACFDRGAERPRLRQLLWVQLAGEAVGNVAPASQVGKEVGKAIVLRDKMCVSRGVSSLVVNKTGEMIGGVIFVIGGVVLGLQRFSWPAEVRGALVAVLALSVLGVVWTVFRQRRSPFARFLNLMLWLRLRFLERFRDLAVEIDENLAQFYRLNRWRLVGLLGLHVLGWFLGTLEIYVILHVLGEPMPFVWVYLFHALMVVINAAFFFVPLGMGVFEGGHVFLFHLMGLDPKMGLAVGIIRRVRRLFWMQVGLTLLLIGSRGKQADAAPKNDSLQQV
- a CDS encoding sulfatase-like hydrolase/transferase gives rise to the protein MSDRPNILMIMSDEHDPAVMGCYGDSIVQTPHLDRLAEEGVVFDAAYTTSPLCAPARASFTAVQYVSRCGVWTNDCQLPSDDYPSLPHALNAVGYECWLGGKMHFASTHRYGFRDVYSGANQGDRSGKGGRRAFDDLSESGFGWEGRVAAFKTADTSPVLEKDRKVTAECSAFLRNRSADDKPFFLLAGYVAPHFPLTIPEAYYAPYKDKVPMPEIPEGFLETLPTNYKHLRAGFGVTKATPEQTKLGRELYWGFVNWLDDEIGKLLAALNDSEVADNTIVIYCTDHGENKGDHGLWWKNNMYEHASRTPLIVSFPKRWAGGQRRTGVCSLVDLAQTIAEIGGAERSDDWDGESLLDYLDDGNSDWRDIAVSEYYAHNIASGMTMVRQGPWKYVYHARFDEAHGPERELYNLEKDAGEFNNLANDSAQADRIAQLHDLLTRELRRDPEAAEAQSRADLAKGY
- a CDS encoding sigma-54 dependent transcriptional regulator, coding for MQMGQGRCLQFNFPGGMMQYKILIVDDDPAARYGLKRALAALGCEIVEAEDGEAGLAAVVQSNPDFLICDIQMPKMDGLTLVKRLADQGDVRPVIVITAYGSERVAVEAMKAGAYDYLSKPYDVDELRCLVENVLETVRLRRENEALRNEIRQQSGFGLLIGRSRAMEGVYDLIGKVAATDAGVLISGESGTGKELVARAIHEQSGRQARPFVAVNAAALPTELIESELFGHERGAFTGATARRQGKFELADGGTLFLDEIGDMHIETQAKLLRVLEEKQFERLGGSETVTVDVRIISATNKDLPAEIVEGRFREDLFYRLKVVDIFLPPLRDRREDIPLLIQHFLARFNDQHGKAMTDVPPDVMKMLMVYGWPGNIRELMHAVERAVIFSDGSELRRDLLPQEVRGVESVESTESVWRDGVFFQDAKQEVVQSFEVAFIRSALEYYEGNISRTAPAIGMKRQALQQKLKEHGIDPGIYR